A window of the Mesorhizobium opportunistum WSM2075 genome harbors these coding sequences:
- a CDS encoding DsbA family oxidoreductase: protein MSEANAITVDVVSDVVCPWCFIGQKRLDKAVAAAGDVEVHIRWRPFQLDPTIPPQGKDRREYMLAKFGSDERIREIHARIEPLGEAEGISFAFDAIKVAPNTLDAHRLIRWAGAAGEAVQNSLVRRLFQLNFEQGVNIGDHAVLVEAAREAGMDASVVETLLPTDADVEAVRTEIATAARMGISGVPCFLLEGKYAVMGAQDADTLADAIRQVAAAKARGELEKVG from the coding sequence ATGAGCGAAGCGAACGCCATTACCGTCGATGTGGTGTCGGACGTCGTCTGCCCGTGGTGCTTCATTGGCCAGAAGCGGCTGGACAAGGCGGTCGCCGCGGCCGGCGATGTCGAAGTGCACATACGCTGGCGGCCATTCCAGCTCGACCCGACCATTCCGCCCCAGGGCAAGGATCGCCGTGAATACATGCTGGCCAAGTTCGGCAGCGACGAGCGCATTCGCGAAATTCACGCCCGCATCGAGCCGCTTGGCGAGGCCGAGGGCATCTCCTTTGCCTTCGACGCCATCAAGGTGGCGCCCAACACGCTGGACGCGCATCGCCTGATCCGTTGGGCCGGCGCCGCCGGTGAGGCCGTGCAGAACAGTCTGGTGCGCCGCCTGTTCCAGTTGAATTTCGAGCAGGGCGTCAACATCGGCGACCATGCCGTGTTGGTCGAAGCCGCCCGCGAGGCCGGCATGGATGCGTCCGTCGTGGAGACATTGCTGCCGACCGACGCCGATGTCGAAGCGGTGCGCACCGAGATCGCTACCGCCGCGCGCATGGGCATATCAGGCGTGCCGTGCTTCCTGCTCGAAGGCAAATATGCCGTGATGGGCGCGCAGGATGCCGACACCCTGGCCGACGCGATCCGTCAGGTGGCGGCCGCCAAGGCGCGTGGCGAGTTGGAGAAGGTCGGCTGA
- a CDS encoding serine hydrolase domain-containing protein codes for MSETTISAPLDGSFGGRVDQVVDRAIEDGRIVGAMILVARRGEILYSRAAGLADRETNKPMTADAIFRLSSVTKPVVATAALALVEADVIGLDDPISKYIPEFRPKLADGSEPVITIRQLLTHSAGLSYGFRQPADGPYHRAGVSDGLDQPGLSMADNLDRIASLPLSYVPGTGWGYSVAMDVLGEVMARATGVSLPELVDRLVVQPLGMHDASFAVRDRSRLVTPYADGQGKAVAMGSYHRVPFADGFIAFSPGRVFDHASFASGGTGMNGTASDVLKLLEALRSGGKPVIHPDMAAAMTMDAIPGLETTMPGWGWGLGFGVLRDPLAASTPQTAGTWRWGGVYGHSWFVDPALDLTVVALTNTAIAGMMGAFPDALRDTIYGRQV; via the coding sequence ATGTCCGAAACCACCATTTCCGCACCGCTTGACGGTAGTTTTGGCGGACGTGTCGATCAGGTCGTCGACCGGGCCATCGAGGACGGGCGCATCGTCGGCGCCATGATCCTTGTCGCCAGGCGTGGCGAAATCCTCTACAGCCGCGCTGCCGGCCTTGCCGATCGCGAGACGAACAAACCGATGACGGCGGACGCGATCTTCCGGCTGTCGTCGGTGACCAAACCCGTGGTCGCGACGGCGGCACTTGCCCTGGTCGAAGCGGATGTCATCGGCCTCGACGATCCCATATCGAAGTACATCCCTGAATTCCGCCCGAAGCTGGCTGATGGCAGTGAACCCGTCATCACCATCCGGCAGCTGCTGACGCACTCCGCCGGGCTCAGCTACGGTTTCCGGCAACCGGCGGACGGACCCTATCATCGCGCCGGCGTCTCCGACGGTCTCGACCAGCCCGGCCTCTCCATGGCCGACAACCTCGACCGCATCGCCTCGCTGCCGCTGTCCTACGTGCCGGGAACCGGCTGGGGCTATTCGGTGGCGATGGATGTGCTGGGCGAGGTTATGGCGAGGGCCACCGGCGTTTCCTTGCCGGAGCTGGTCGATCGCCTGGTCGTCCAGCCGCTCGGCATGCATGACGCATCCTTTGCCGTGCGCGATCGATCGCGGCTGGTGACGCCCTATGCCGACGGGCAGGGCAAGGCCGTCGCGATGGGCTCGTATCACCGCGTGCCCTTCGCCGACGGTTTTATCGCATTCTCGCCCGGCCGCGTCTTCGACCATGCTTCCTTCGCCTCGGGCGGCACCGGGATGAATGGGACGGCAAGCGATGTCCTCAAGCTGCTCGAAGCGCTGCGTTCGGGCGGCAAGCCAGTCATCCACCCCGATATGGCAGCGGCGATGACCATGGACGCGATACCGGGTCTTGAAACCACCATGCCCGGCTGGGGCTGGGGGCTCGGATTTGGTGTCCTGCGCGACCCGCTCGCAGCATCGACGCCCCAGACCGCCGGCACCTGGCGCTGGGGCGGCGTCTATGGTCATTCCTGGTTCGTGGATCCGGCATTGGACCTGACGGTGGTGGCACTGACCAACACGGCGATAGCAGGCATGATGGGCGCCTTCCCCGACGCACTCCGCGACACCATCTACGGCAGGCAGGTCTAA
- a CDS encoding ABC transporter ATP-binding protein/permease: MRSFWGLMRAYWISDRWKEAWTLTVVIALLTAASSKAGVWFAEASGELVNSIAFFHDAANTTPLRTLLVNAGILVLLVVLKDAGFTGVRNLVSVTLHRKWRGWLDSRFNEALLDGNHTHFHAQHASTGGSTPAPDNIDQRIQESIKDMTGGAIGLAMGVLGVATSLYFVGQKLLENSVEVKGLEFLGSYGSAVLAFLAVATYVPLNTWIAVRLGSLLERLNVRMQQAEGSYRGELTTFLRRSFHVAASHGEGVQKSMHRRLYVDIDGTWSRLNIVNTVYMSFELIYNFIGARIVAYGPGLVPFIHNGLDLKGYITGSELVNSLIGQCSWFIHVMPAIATLRANSQRVTELANAIETVQHPQEFYSQTGRSDFNYASQNPVFGLTIQKLELAHQGEDATPFLSAANLRFRRGEWTFLKGESGCGKTSLIKAINGLWPYGRGTIVFPEGVKSFYAAQEVKLQQVSLKQLVCLPGSEYNHGDAQVAAALHKAGLGDFIEHMANEHREGKSWDQVLSGGQKQKLVVARIILQQPGLLFLDEATGALDPDGKIAFHQAIKDNCPDVTVISVMHEAVAPRSVAGTEFYHSMVLIADGVASKKPLAPSLPVELTTILAQPRPVEDKWLRFPRRLKQK, encoded by the coding sequence ATGCGCAGTTTCTGGGGGCTCATGCGAGCCTACTGGATTTCGGACCGCTGGAAGGAAGCCTGGACGCTGACAGTGGTGATCGCACTGCTCACCGCGGCATCCAGCAAGGCAGGCGTCTGGTTCGCCGAAGCGTCCGGTGAACTGGTCAATTCGATCGCCTTCTTCCACGACGCCGCCAACACCACGCCGCTGCGCACCCTGCTGGTCAACGCCGGCATCCTCGTATTGCTGGTCGTGCTCAAGGACGCCGGCTTCACGGGCGTCCGCAACCTTGTCTCGGTAACCTTGCACCGCAAATGGCGCGGTTGGCTGGACAGCCGTTTCAACGAGGCGCTGCTCGACGGCAACCACACGCATTTCCATGCGCAGCATGCGTCGACCGGCGGCAGCACGCCCGCTCCCGACAACATCGACCAGCGCATCCAGGAATCGATCAAGGACATGACCGGCGGCGCCATTGGGCTGGCCATGGGTGTGCTTGGCGTCGCCACCTCGCTCTATTTCGTCGGCCAGAAGCTGCTTGAAAACTCCGTCGAGGTGAAAGGGCTTGAGTTCCTCGGCAGCTATGGCAGTGCCGTCCTGGCCTTCCTGGCGGTCGCCACCTACGTGCCGTTGAACACATGGATCGCGGTCAGGCTCGGCAGCCTGCTCGAGCGCCTCAACGTTCGCATGCAGCAGGCCGAAGGCAGCTACCGCGGCGAGCTGACGACGTTCCTGCGCCGCAGCTTCCATGTCGCGGCATCCCACGGTGAGGGTGTGCAGAAGAGCATGCATCGCCGGCTCTATGTCGACATCGACGGAACCTGGTCGCGGCTGAACATCGTCAACACCGTCTATATGTCATTCGAGCTGATCTACAATTTCATCGGCGCCCGCATTGTCGCCTACGGCCCCGGCCTCGTGCCGTTCATCCATAACGGCCTTGACCTCAAGGGCTATATCACCGGCTCCGAACTGGTCAATTCGTTGATCGGCCAGTGTTCGTGGTTCATCCATGTCATGCCGGCGATCGCCACGCTGCGCGCCAACAGCCAGCGTGTCACCGAACTCGCGAATGCGATCGAGACTGTTCAGCATCCGCAGGAATTCTACAGCCAGACCGGCCGCTCCGACTTTAACTATGCCAGCCAGAATCCGGTCTTCGGCCTGACCATCCAGAAACTCGAACTGGCGCATCAGGGCGAGGACGCAACGCCGTTCCTCAGTGCCGCCAACCTGCGCTTCCGGCGCGGCGAGTGGACGTTCCTGAAGGGCGAGTCCGGTTGCGGCAAGACCTCGCTGATCAAGGCGATCAACGGCCTGTGGCCCTATGGCCGCGGCACGATCGTCTTCCCCGAAGGGGTGAAGAGTTTTTATGCCGCCCAGGAGGTCAAGCTGCAGCAGGTGTCGCTGAAACAGCTGGTCTGCCTGCCGGGCTCCGAATACAACCATGGCGACGCACAGGTGGCCGCGGCGCTGCACAAGGCCGGCCTTGGCGACTTCATCGAGCACATGGCCAATGAGCACCGTGAGGGCAAAAGCTGGGATCAGGTTCTGTCGGGCGGCCAGAAGCAGAAGCTGGTTGTGGCGCGCATCATCCTGCAGCAGCCGGGGCTGCTGTTCCTCGACGAAGCAACCGGTGCACTCGATCCCGACGGCAAGATTGCCTTCCATCAAGCCATCAAGGACAACTGCCCCGATGTCACGGTGATCAGCGTCATGCACGAAGCCGTGGCGCCGAGATCCGTTGCCGGCACGGAGTTCTACCACTCGATGGTGCTGATCGCCGACGGCGTCGCCTCCAAGAAGCCCCTGGCTCCGAGCCTGCCTGTCGAACTCACCACGATCCTCGCGCAGCCGCGGCCGGTCGAAGACAAATGGCTGCGGTTCCCGCGCCGGCTGAAGCAGAAATAA
- the mgtE gene encoding magnesium transporter: protein MNDFFPVADDEAVAIARILANDHVADVVEALNHESRETATELLCEVPFERLVEIFDQPELEDAPELVEALPRPKASKLLTAMSVDRAADILRELDEPARSELLGALAPPLRATLLSILGYPESSAASIMTTEFVSVPSDWTVGRTLDYIRKVERTRETVYAIYIVDPQTHLLVRSTGLRRLITGEPDDSIMSVAPDRMPVTVTPLTDRETLAQTISKYDLLAVPVVDHGKILGIVTIDDIIDTMIEETTEDVHRFGGMEALDEPYMKMSFLAMIRKRGGWLCALFISEMLTANAMQSYEGELEKAIVLTLFIPLIMSSGGNSGSQATSLVIRALALREIGLRDWWRVALRELPTGLVLGAMLGVVGICRIALWQYMGFYDYGPHWPLIATTVGAALVGIVTFGSLSGSMLPFALKRIGFDPASASAPFVATLVDVTGLVIYFSAALVILRGTLL from the coding sequence ATGAACGATTTTTTCCCCGTAGCGGACGACGAGGCCGTCGCCATCGCCCGCATCCTTGCTAACGACCATGTCGCCGACGTGGTCGAGGCACTCAATCACGAATCGCGTGAAACAGCGACCGAGCTGCTTTGCGAGGTGCCGTTCGAGCGGTTGGTCGAGATTTTCGACCAACCTGAACTTGAAGACGCTCCCGAACTCGTGGAGGCCCTGCCCCGCCCCAAGGCAAGCAAGCTGCTCACCGCCATGTCCGTCGACCGCGCGGCCGACATCCTGCGCGAGCTCGATGAACCGGCACGCTCGGAACTCCTCGGTGCGCTGGCACCACCGCTGCGCGCGACCCTGCTTTCCATCCTGGGCTATCCCGAAAGCAGCGCCGCATCGATCATGACGACGGAGTTCGTCAGCGTCCCTTCGGACTGGACCGTCGGGCGCACGCTCGACTACATCCGCAAGGTCGAGCGGACACGCGAAACCGTCTACGCGATCTACATCGTCGATCCGCAAACGCATCTCCTGGTGCGCTCGACCGGCCTGCGCCGGTTGATCACCGGCGAACCCGACGACTCGATCATGTCCGTGGCGCCTGATCGTATGCCGGTGACCGTCACCCCGTTGACCGATCGTGAAACCTTGGCGCAGACGATCTCCAAATACGATCTGCTCGCCGTTCCCGTCGTCGACCATGGCAAGATACTCGGCATCGTCACCATCGACGACATCATCGACACGATGATCGAGGAGACGACGGAGGACGTGCACCGCTTCGGCGGCATGGAAGCGCTCGACGAACCCTACATGAAGATGAGCTTCCTCGCCATGATCAGGAAGCGGGGCGGCTGGCTTTGCGCGCTGTTCATCAGCGAGATGCTGACGGCGAACGCCATGCAAAGCTATGAGGGCGAGCTGGAGAAGGCGATCGTGCTCACCTTGTTCATCCCGCTGATCATGAGCTCCGGCGGCAATTCCGGTTCGCAGGCGACGTCCCTGGTCATCCGGGCGCTGGCGTTGCGCGAGATCGGCCTGCGCGACTGGTGGCGGGTGGCGCTGCGCGAACTGCCGACCGGCCTCGTGCTGGGCGCCATGCTCGGCGTGGTCGGCATCTGCCGCATCGCGCTCTGGCAATATATGGGCTTCTACGATTACGGCCCGCACTGGCCGCTGATCGCCACGACCGTCGGCGCGGCGCTGGTCGGCATCGTCACCTTCGGTTCCCTGTCGGGATCGATGCTGCCGTTTGCCTTGAAACGGATCGGCTTCGACCCGGCCAGCGCCTCGGCGCCATTTGTTGCCACGCTGGTCGATGTCACCGGCCTGGTGATCTATTTCTCGGCGGCGCTGGTGATCCTGCGCGGCACGCTGCTGTAG
- a CDS encoding PepSY domain-containing protein — protein sequence MSRFLVSTSVAVLLAAAPAFAADDTPLPPPNAKKLSDILAKVEQRDGFRYVKEVDWDDGAYTVTYYTADKAKVEITYDPVTAEPK from the coding sequence ATGTCCAGATTTCTCGTGTCGACAAGCGTCGCCGTTCTTCTTGCCGCCGCGCCGGCCTTTGCCGCGGATGACACGCCGCTGCCGCCGCCCAATGCCAAGAAGCTGTCGGATATCCTCGCCAAAGTCGAGCAGCGCGACGGCTTCCGCTATGTGAAGGAAGTCGACTGGGATGATGGCGCCTACACCGTCACCTACTACACCGCGGACAAGGCCAAGGTCGAAATCACCTATGACCCGGTGACCGCCGAGCCGAAATAA
- a CDS encoding phosphoglycolate phosphatase → MSRPIIVFDLDGTLIDTAPDLLDSLNHSLAASELAAVDEAGFRRFVGHGGRVMIERAHAAQQRSLDVAEHDRLLKLFLDHYTDNIPGKSRPYPGVVEAIARFEKAGYLLAICTNKYEANSLALIEALGLTRHFAAIAGQDTFAFRKPDPRHLTETIKLAGGDPHRALMVGDSQTDIDTAKAAGIPVVAVDFGYTDRHVREFEPSAVISHFDALTLELAERLIAAAGH, encoded by the coding sequence ATGAGTCGCCCGATCATCGTGTTCGACCTCGACGGAACGCTGATTGATACGGCGCCGGACCTGCTCGACAGCCTCAACCACAGCCTGGCGGCAAGCGAGCTCGCGGCCGTCGACGAGGCCGGCTTCAGGCGCTTCGTCGGCCATGGCGGCCGCGTCATGATCGAGCGGGCGCACGCCGCCCAGCAGCGATCGCTCGACGTCGCCGAGCACGACCGGCTGCTGAAGCTGTTCCTCGATCACTACACCGACAACATTCCCGGCAAATCCCGCCCCTACCCCGGTGTCGTCGAGGCGATCGCGCGCTTCGAGAAGGCAGGCTATCTGCTGGCCATCTGCACCAACAAATACGAGGCCAACTCGCTGGCGCTGATCGAAGCGCTCGGCTTGACCAGGCATTTCGCGGCCATCGCCGGCCAGGACACGTTCGCGTTCCGCAAGCCCGATCCGCGCCACTTGACCGAAACCATCAAGCTCGCCGGCGGCGATCCGCACCGCGCCCTGATGGTCGGCGATTCGCAAACCGACATCGACACCGCCAAGGCCGCCGGCATTCCGGTCGTCGCCGTCGATTTCGGCTACACCGACCGCCATGTGCGCGAGTTCGAGCCCTCGGCCGTGATCTCGCATTTCGATGCACTGACGCTGGAACTGGCGGAGCGGCTGATCGCCGCCGCGGGACACTGA
- the rpiA gene encoding ribose-5-phosphate isomerase RpiA: MDARQLKVEAARAALAHVTDGMRLGIGTGTTAEEFVRLLADRVATGMTVIGVPTSERTAALCRELGVPLSTLEETPELDLTVDGADEVDPALTLIKGGGGALLREKIVAAASQRMIVIADRSKMVETLGRFPLPIEVNQFGLRATEIAVAAAAEKLGLSGPVTLRMTGGQAFVTDGGHFILDASFGRIPDTRALSNALHAIPGVVEHGLFIGLASAAIIAGGDGIQTVHAARKPGSSIDHDVA, encoded by the coding sequence ATGGATGCAAGACAGTTGAAGGTCGAGGCCGCGCGGGCGGCGCTTGCCCATGTCACGGATGGCATGCGGCTCGGTATCGGCACCGGCACCACGGCGGAAGAGTTCGTGCGGCTGCTTGCCGACAGGGTCGCAACCGGCATGACCGTCATCGGCGTGCCGACTTCGGAACGCACGGCCGCGCTGTGTCGCGAACTTGGCGTGCCTCTGTCGACGCTGGAGGAAACGCCGGAGCTCGATCTCACGGTCGACGGCGCCGACGAGGTCGATCCGGCGCTGACCTTGATCAAGGGCGGCGGCGGCGCGCTGCTGCGCGAGAAGATCGTCGCCGCGGCCTCGCAGCGCATGATCGTCATTGCCGACCGGTCGAAGATGGTCGAGACGCTCGGCCGGTTTCCGCTGCCGATCGAAGTCAACCAGTTCGGCCTGCGCGCCACCGAGATCGCGGTCGCGGCAGCGGCTGAAAAGCTCGGTCTTTCCGGTCCGGTTACATTGAGGATGACGGGAGGCCAGGCTTTTGTTACAGACGGCGGCCATTTTATCCTCGATGCATCTTTTGGCCGCATTCCGGATACAAGAGCGCTTTCGAATGCTCTCCACGCCATTCCGGGCGTGGTCGAGCATGGTCTTTTCATCGGGCTGGCGTCAGCGGCCATCATCGCCGGCGGCGACGGTATCCAAACCGTCCATGCCGCCCGAAAACCAGGGAGTTCTATCGACCATGATGTTGCATAA
- a CDS encoding collagen-like protein: MAEGNRNLLDTAVGVVSLAGLLAGGIWYATGLQSQLDSAQREITDLRAKLDTVSAANVSAKGIKGDKGDLGDVGPTGPRGPKGDQGPQGDAGPAGKEGSGGVDESKLRALVAAAVAAQAAKSQPSVVNNALVDAAGKFDTSKCILDSDVRSVPLLTVKAGMQFCKADGTLLTIVEKIAPGNVILFRNPGSGRWYVYQGEKNGFKWDTGRQFYIERFAEDDGEPIASLRFQSK, encoded by the coding sequence ATGGCTGAAGGTAATCGTAATTTACTCGACACTGCGGTGGGGGTGGTTTCCCTTGCCGGCCTGCTTGCAGGCGGCATTTGGTATGCGACGGGCTTGCAAAGCCAATTGGATTCTGCGCAACGGGAAATCACCGACTTAAGGGCTAAGCTCGATACGGTGAGTGCGGCCAATGTATCGGCGAAGGGCATCAAAGGAGACAAAGGGGACCTAGGCGATGTTGGGCCAACCGGGCCCCGTGGGCCGAAAGGGGACCAAGGACCTCAAGGTGACGCGGGGCCTGCCGGCAAAGAAGGTTCAGGAGGCGTAGACGAGTCAAAGCTTAGAGCGCTTGTTGCTGCTGCTGTTGCCGCTCAGGCAGCAAAATCTCAACCCTCGGTCGTCAACAACGCGCTGGTAGATGCTGCGGGAAAATTCGACACGTCCAAATGCATTTTGGATAGTGATGTACGATCCGTGCCGCTTTTGACCGTCAAGGCCGGCATGCAGTTCTGCAAGGCAGATGGAACCCTGCTCACGATCGTCGAAAAGATTGCACCCGGCAATGTTATTCTTTTCAGAAACCCCGGCTCTGGCCGTTGGTACGTATACCAAGGAGAGAAAAACGGGTTCAAATGGGACACCGGGCGTCAATTTTACATAGAGCGCTTTGCAGAGGACGACGGAGAGCCAATTGCATCGCTACGCTTTCAAAGCAAATAG
- the gor gene encoding glutathione-disulfide reductase yields the protein MAGYDYDLFVIGGGSGGVRAARVAASLGKRVGIAEEYRFGGTCVIRGCVPKKLYVYASQFPELFADAAGYGWTVPEATFDWQTLVANKDREISRLEAIYKKNVEGSGGETFHSRAVIVDPHVVHLLGEDRTVTADQILIATGGRPAAHPALPGHEHCIFSNEAFDLKELPKAIMIEGGGYIAVEFANIFHGLGVDTTLVYRGKEILSRFDMDLRRTLHETMEKKGIKILLHSVTEWVRKRPDGRLDALLTSGTTLTVDQVMLAIGRIPNTENMGLEGIGIEMTPVGAIKVDDYSRTNIDNIWAIGDVTNRVQLTPVAIHEAMCFVETAFKDNPSAPDHVTIATAVFSQPEIGTVGLSEDEAVKRFADIEIYRASFRPMRHTLSGRDEKMLIKLVVDGASRKVLGAHILGPDAGEMAQLLGIPLKAGLTKDDFDRTMAVHPTAAEELVTMYKPTYRVKDGERV from the coding sequence ATGGCCGGTTATGATTACGATCTGTTCGTCATCGGCGGCGGTTCCGGCGGGGTGAGGGCGGCACGCGTCGCCGCGTCGCTCGGCAAGCGCGTCGGCATCGCCGAGGAGTACCGGTTCGGCGGCACCTGCGTCATCAGGGGCTGCGTGCCAAAGAAGCTCTATGTCTATGCCTCGCAATTTCCGGAGCTTTTTGCCGACGCGGCCGGCTATGGCTGGACCGTGCCGGAAGCCACTTTCGACTGGCAAACGCTGGTCGCCAACAAGGATCGCGAGATCAGCCGGCTGGAGGCGATCTACAAGAAGAATGTCGAGGGCTCCGGCGGCGAGACCTTTCACTCGCGGGCGGTGATCGTCGACCCGCACGTGGTCCATCTTCTGGGCGAAGACCGCACCGTCACCGCCGACCAGATCCTGATCGCCACCGGCGGCCGTCCGGCGGCGCATCCGGCGCTGCCCGGCCACGAGCACTGCATCTTTTCCAACGAGGCGTTCGACCTCAAGGAGCTGCCGAAGGCGATCATGATCGAAGGCGGCGGCTATATCGCCGTCGAGTTCGCCAACATCTTCCACGGTCTCGGCGTCGACACCACGCTGGTCTATCGCGGCAAGGAGATCCTCAGCCGCTTCGACATGGATCTGCGCCGCACGCTGCACGAGACCATGGAGAAGAAGGGGATCAAGATACTCTTGCATTCGGTGACCGAGTGGGTGCGCAAGCGCCCGGACGGCCGGCTCGACGCCCTGCTCACCAGCGGCACGACGCTGACGGTCGACCAGGTGATGCTGGCCATCGGGCGTATCCCCAACACCGAGAACATGGGCCTTGAAGGCATCGGCATCGAGATGACCCCTGTCGGCGCGATCAAGGTCGACGATTATTCCCGCACCAACATCGACAACATCTGGGCGATCGGCGACGTCACCAACCGCGTGCAGCTGACGCCGGTGGCGATCCACGAAGCGATGTGCTTCGTGGAGACGGCATTCAAGGACAACCCGAGCGCACCCGACCACGTCACGATCGCGACCGCCGTCTTTTCACAGCCGGAAATCGGCACGGTGGGCCTGTCGGAGGATGAAGCCGTCAAGCGTTTCGCCGATATCGAGATCTACCGCGCCAGCTTCCGGCCGATGCGGCATACGCTGTCGGGCCGCGACGAAAAAATGCTGATCAAGTTGGTGGTCGATGGCGCTTCGCGAAAAGTGCTCGGCGCCCACATATTGGGGCCGGATGCCGGCGAAATGGCGCAGCTGCTCGGCATTCCGCTGAAGGCCGGACTAACCAAGGATGATTTCGACCGCACGATGGCCGTGCACCCGACCGCGGCGGAAGAGCTCGTCACCATGTACAAGCCGACATACCGCGTGAAGGACGGCGAGCGCGTCTGA
- a CDS encoding DUF2059 domain-containing protein, translated as MMLHNRVRSLCAVLAASAVIAFSSPAFSQDVTESHLKAARAAVAAIHATDPFDNILPQAAAALESQLIQKNPDMQELIGKTINEKALAMASRRADLEKEAALAYAKVFSEKDLNDIAAFYTSEAGKKLLDSGPTVTRDLVKAADIWQNGVARDLAQQVGETLAAAAKAKAPAAPADAAAPADGAAPADGAAPADGSAPADNSAN; from the coding sequence ATGATGTTGCATAACCGGGTTCGCAGCCTTTGCGCCGTTCTGGCGGCTTCGGCCGTTATCGCCTTCTCCTCGCCGGCGTTTTCACAGGATGTCACGGAATCGCACCTGAAGGCTGCCCGGGCGGCGGTCGCGGCGATCCATGCGACCGACCCGTTCGACAACATCTTGCCGCAGGCGGCGGCCGCGCTCGAATCGCAGCTCATCCAGAAGAACCCGGACATGCAGGAGCTGATCGGCAAGACGATCAACGAGAAGGCGCTGGCCATGGCCTCGCGCCGCGCGGATCTCGAGAAGGAAGCAGCCCTTGCCTACGCGAAGGTGTTTTCCGAAAAAGATCTCAACGACATCGCGGCCTTCTATACCTCCGAGGCCGGCAAGAAGCTGCTCGACAGCGGCCCGACGGTGACGCGTGATTTGGTCAAGGCGGCCGACATCTGGCAAAACGGCGTTGCCCGCGATCTCGCACAGCAGGTCGGCGAAACGCTGGCCGCGGCGGCCAAGGCGAAGGCGCCGGCGGCGCCCGCCGATGCTGCCGCCCCCGCGGACGGAGCCGCTCCCGCGGATGGCGCGGCGCCTGCCGATGGTTCGGCCCCCGCGGACAATTCGGCGAACTGA